In a single window of the Anaerocolumna cellulosilytica genome:
- a CDS encoding extracellular solute-binding protein, with product MKRKLYQKCFALTAVFCLTMGLLGGCAPKTETTTKNTPKDSTSDVSEQWNLAKTTPDAPYPEEVTYTIGLQVNANVTFPEGSNDTAENNGYTRLYKNKLNIQNKNIFEAVDGEDYEQKVSMAITTGEIPDIMSVDYKTLKELIDNDMIEDLTESYNNCASDLMKEIYASNDNKSLEMATFDGKLYAIPVTSISAGQEMLWLRGDWMDKLNLKEPETIADIEHILQEFVEKDPGNNGAGKTVGLVLNPDIYYGGYAQAYQANNIFTYFGAYPEQWVADKDGNAVYGSVQPEMKRGLEVLADWYKKGLIDQQVAIRNFDDITALVTSGQCGALFCGWWAPYTLESSYALNNEVDWRSYIVPAGEDGKVTMFAGDPNQHYKVVRKGYEHPEVLVKAVNVSLNYNQGTSSYTDTSDIAKEYLDYVNHAYGVDPIGGFDYYNAAALAYEHINEAIEGKRDPQNMIMYENTLYQSCQKYLDAIAKGEKADSTDWLNYNARMVSSKLMYETPVNVVQPVFFDQTDSMPLKWSTLQKMEREAMLKILTNEKSVDYFDAFVDEWIKAGGEQITKEVNEAIK from the coding sequence ATGAAAAGAAAATTATATCAAAAGTGTTTTGCATTGACTGCTGTATTTTGCCTAACTATGGGTTTGCTAGGCGGGTGTGCACCAAAAACAGAAACTACCACCAAGAATACACCTAAGGATTCTACATCAGATGTATCAGAACAATGGAACCTGGCAAAAACAACACCGGATGCACCTTATCCGGAAGAAGTTACTTATACTATTGGTTTACAGGTAAATGCAAATGTTACATTTCCAGAAGGCAGTAATGACACCGCAGAAAATAACGGGTATACAAGGTTATATAAAAATAAATTAAATATTCAGAATAAGAATATATTTGAAGCTGTCGACGGTGAGGATTATGAACAGAAAGTATCCATGGCTATTACAACGGGTGAAATCCCGGATATTATGAGTGTTGATTACAAAACCTTAAAGGAATTAATCGACAATGATATGATTGAAGACCTTACAGAAAGCTATAACAATTGTGCCAGTGACTTAATGAAGGAGATTTATGCATCCAATGATAATAAATCTCTGGAAATGGCAACTTTTGATGGAAAGCTGTATGCCATCCCGGTGACTTCCATATCAGCAGGACAGGAGATGTTATGGTTAAGGGGTGACTGGATGGATAAATTAAATCTAAAGGAACCTGAGACAATCGCGGATATAGAGCATATATTACAAGAATTCGTAGAAAAAGACCCGGGCAATAACGGAGCCGGTAAGACCGTAGGTCTTGTGCTTAATCCGGATATCTATTATGGAGGATATGCTCAGGCTTATCAGGCAAATAATATTTTTACATACTTTGGAGCTTATCCTGAACAATGGGTAGCGGATAAGGACGGAAATGCAGTATATGGTTCGGTACAGCCTGAAATGAAAAGAGGCTTAGAGGTACTTGCTGACTGGTATAAGAAAGGTTTGATTGACCAGCAGGTTGCAATTAGAAATTTCGATGATATAACTGCATTAGTAACTTCAGGACAATGCGGAGCCTTATTCTGCGGCTGGTGGGCGCCGTATACCCTGGAATCCTCTTATGCTTTAAATAATGAGGTGGATTGGAGATCATATATTGTTCCTGCCGGTGAAGACGGTAAAGTGACAATGTTTGCAGGGGATCCCAATCAGCACTATAAAGTGGTAAGAAAAGGTTATGAACACCCGGAAGTGTTAGTTAAGGCGGTAAATGTTTCTCTTAATTATAATCAGGGAACATCTTCTTATACGGATACCAGCGATATTGCAAAAGAATATCTGGATTATGTCAATCATGCTTATGGTGTAGACCCAATCGGAGGTTTTGATTACTATAATGCTGCAGCACTTGCTTATGAGCACATTAATGAAGCGATTGAAGGAAAAAGAGATCCGCAAAATATGATTATGTATGAAAATACACTATACCAATCCTGCCAGAAATATTTAGATGCCATTGCAAAAGGTGAAAAAGCGGATTCAACTGATTGGTTAAATTATAATGCACGAATGGTTTCCAGCAAGCTTATGTATGAGACACCGGTCAATGTAGTACAGCCTGTCTTCTTTGACCAGACGGACTCCATGCCTCTTAAGTGGTCAACTCTTCAGAAGATGGAGCGAGAGGCTATGTTAAAAATCCTTACAAATGAAAAAAGTGTTGATTATTTTGATGCTTTCGTAGATGAATGGATAAAAGCCGGGGGAGAACAGATTACGAAAGAAGTGAACGAAGCAATCAAGTAA
- a CDS encoding ABC transporter permease, giving the protein MRKPKKQLYYHVMMLPGMIFLAIFSFVPMFGIIMAFQNYIPAKGILNSKWVNFDNFKFIFTIPDSKQIFFNTITIALGKMILGVIVPVCFALLLNEIRRKAFKKTIQTIVYLPHFLSWVVLASVVQYIFSYEGPINSILSALQISPIMFMGSNTWFRPIMILTETWKEFGYGSIIYLAALTGIDPGLYEAAAIDGANRFKRLLHITLPGILPIILIMTTMSLPNILSAGFDQIFNLYNPLVYESGDIIDTYVYRVGMLQRQYSLATAVGLIKSVAGAILIATANKLVTTFSDRRMF; this is encoded by the coding sequence ATGCGCAAGCCAAAAAAACAATTATATTATCATGTCATGATGCTTCCGGGAATGATATTTTTAGCAATTTTCTCTTTTGTTCCAATGTTTGGTATTATAATGGCCTTCCAGAATTACATTCCTGCGAAGGGCATTTTAAACTCCAAGTGGGTCAATTTTGACAATTTTAAGTTTATATTTACCATACCAGATAGTAAGCAGATATTCTTTAATACAATTACTATCGCTTTAGGTAAGATGATACTGGGAGTTATCGTTCCTGTTTGTTTTGCTTTACTGTTAAATGAGATTAGAAGAAAAGCATTTAAAAAGACGATACAGACCATTGTCTATCTGCCTCATTTCTTATCATGGGTAGTATTAGCCTCTGTTGTACAGTACATTTTCTCTTATGAAGGACCAATCAACTCCATATTATCGGCGTTGCAGATTAGTCCTATTATGTTTATGGGAAGTAATACCTGGTTTCGCCCGATTATGATTTTGACGGAAACCTGGAAAGAATTCGGTTATGGTTCTATTATATATCTTGCTGCACTGACAGGTATTGATCCCGGCCTATATGAGGCAGCAGCAATTGATGGAGCAAACCGTTTTAAAAGGCTGCTGCACATTACATTACCAGGTATCCTGCCAATTATCTTAATTATGACTACTATGAGTCTTCCGAATATATTAAGTGCGGGCTTTGACCAGATATTTAATTTATACAACCCCTTGGTATATGAGTCGGGAGACATTATTGATACATATGTATACCGGGTAGGTATGCTGCAAAGACAGTACAGCCTTGCTACAGCAGTTGGTCTTATAAAGTCGGTGGCGGGTGCGATTTTAATTGCTACTGCGAATAAACTAGTAACTACATTTTCTGACCGCAGAATGTTTTAG
- a CDS encoding carbohydrate ABC transporter permease, producing the protein MQIQKRKKLYISDVMIYLTAVLLMLLCLLPLLNVVATSFSSSAAATAGKVGILPVGFTLNAYRKILDDQQFWRSFMISVIRVVLGTILNLVLVITMAYPLSKSRREFHSQGIYIKFVLFAMLFNGGMVPLFMVVNKLGLLNSIWALILPGAVGVGNVILLMNFFRSVPKSLEEAAEIDGANPLQILINIFLPASKPCLATICLFSIVGHWNDYFSGILYISKTSNYPLQTYIQLISAAFDLSKVTDIEKLKQYLSISTRTLNSAKIVISVIPLLIIYPALQKYFTTGLVVGAVKE; encoded by the coding sequence ATGCAGATTCAGAAAAGAAAAAAACTATATATCTCAGATGTTATGATATATTTGACTGCAGTATTGCTAATGCTGTTATGTCTGCTTCCGCTTTTGAATGTTGTAGCCACATCCTTTAGCAGCAGTGCTGCGGCAACAGCAGGAAAAGTCGGTATTTTACCGGTAGGTTTTACATTAAATGCGTACCGGAAGATTCTCGATGACCAACAGTTTTGGAGATCCTTTATGATATCGGTAATACGTGTAGTACTGGGAACTATCTTAAATCTTGTGTTGGTAATCACTATGGCATATCCCTTATCAAAAAGTAGAAGAGAATTCCATTCACAGGGAATTTATATCAAATTTGTTTTATTTGCCATGTTATTTAACGGGGGGATGGTACCATTATTTATGGTAGTAAATAAACTTGGATTATTAAATTCCATCTGGGCATTAATACTCCCGGGAGCAGTTGGTGTAGGAAATGTTATCTTGCTGATGAATTTTTTTCGGAGTGTACCAAAATCCCTGGAAGAAGCAGCAGAAATTGACGGAGCTAATCCGCTGCAAATCTTAATTAACATTTTTTTACCTGCTTCTAAACCTTGTCTTGCAACCATATGTTTATTTAGTATTGTAGGACATTGGAATGATTATTTTAGTGGAATATTATATATTTCCAAAACCTCAAATTATCCTTTGCAAACATACATTCAGTTAATATCAGCCGCCTTTGACTTATCCAAGGTAACGGATATTGAGAAGTTAAAACAATATCTATCAATATCAACAAGAACACTTAACTCTGCCAAAATTGTTATTTCTGTTATTCCTTTATTAATTATTTATCCGGCATTGCAGAAGTATTTTACAACAGGTCTTGTTGTAGGAGCAGTGAAAGAATAA
- a CDS encoding glycoside hydrolase family 31 protein codes for MKEIYRIKVSSQSDAGSIIQGKNYRITVLTDRLLRMEYNGEGEFVDMPSQTVWFRKFPVVSYEMVEDKNIIRIRTKNLQLEYKKDESFSAESLQIKMLAKNHMVLDCWHYGDSIHTLKGTVRTLDEVNGSTHLSEGVISQQGFALLEDSKSYLIHEKGELQPRPKSHVDCYFFGYGHSYQECIRDFYRLTGLPPLLPRYALGNWWSRYHRYTDREYKQLVTTFEEKKIPVSVVVIDMDWHITEVEKEYVSGWTGYTWNRKLFPVPEEFLSWLHGRNLKITLNVHPAQGVRPYEECYEEIAKSLGYDVAEKETVVFDAASPEFIEAYLKYLHHPREAEGVDFWWIDWQQGEATKLPGLDPLWVLNHYHYLDNYKDKVRPMILSRYSDIGSHRYPIGFSGDSVISWESLEFQPYFTATASNVGYCWWSHDIGGHMMGSYSEELQIRWLQFGVFSPILRLHSSASPFNHKEPWNYTIETETIISQYMRLRHRLIPYLYSMNYRIHTKGIPLIRPMYYLYAEEKEAYHCPNEYFFGSEFLVHPVTSPINEEARVAKVNFWFPEDIYIDYFTGLIYQGKRRMNLYRDKKNIPVLMKAGAIVPLAVAGDNMNDSSNPKTLELCIAAGADGEFALYEDDGLTMNYEQGCFAITRMRLDYRKAGELMIEKPEGDMTVIPPDRTYQVRMKGFQDPGKILMIRGKEQQELKYQYNSLQNEILTQTLLSGQESIRIKFLSGMQLAQNSVKEFCFQILDRAEIDFYKKDLIYDWIQKDTVESVLSSIQTLPVPAELFGAISEVLLAQNGKDTYKNE; via the coding sequence ATGAAAGAGATCTATCGGATTAAGGTTTCATCCCAAAGTGATGCTGGCAGTATAATTCAAGGCAAGAATTATCGTATTACTGTATTAACAGACCGTTTACTTCGAATGGAATATAATGGGGAAGGAGAATTTGTAGATATGCCGTCACAGACGGTTTGGTTTAGAAAATTTCCCGTTGTCTCTTATGAAATGGTTGAAGATAAGAATATAATCAGAATTCGAACGAAAAACTTGCAGCTGGAATATAAGAAAGACGAAAGTTTTTCTGCGGAATCGTTACAAATAAAAATGCTTGCTAAAAATCATATGGTATTAGACTGTTGGCATTATGGTGATTCCATTCACACATTGAAAGGTACGGTACGGACTTTGGATGAGGTAAATGGAAGTACCCATCTTAGCGAGGGAGTGATATCACAGCAGGGATTTGCCCTGCTGGAGGACAGTAAAAGCTATCTCATTCATGAAAAGGGAGAATTACAGCCACGTCCTAAATCACATGTGGATTGCTATTTTTTCGGATATGGACATTCCTATCAGGAGTGTATCAGAGATTTTTACCGGTTAACCGGATTGCCTCCCTTACTTCCCAGATATGCTTTGGGAAACTGGTGGAGCCGATATCATAGATATACGGATAGGGAATATAAACAATTGGTTACGACCTTTGAAGAAAAGAAGATACCGGTTTCTGTGGTAGTTATCGATATGGACTGGCATATAACAGAGGTAGAGAAGGAGTATGTAAGCGGTTGGACCGGTTATACCTGGAACAGAAAGTTGTTTCCGGTGCCTGAGGAGTTTTTAAGCTGGCTTCATGGCAGAAACCTGAAGATTACACTCAATGTCCATCCAGCGCAAGGGGTTCGCCCTTATGAAGAATGTTATGAAGAAATTGCAAAGAGCTTAGGCTATGATGTGGCTGAGAAAGAAACCGTGGTATTTGATGCGGCAAGTCCTGAATTTATAGAAGCCTACTTAAAGTATTTACATCATCCCAGGGAGGCAGAAGGAGTAGATTTCTGGTGGATTGACTGGCAGCAGGGAGAGGCAACCAAACTTCCGGGACTCGATCCATTGTGGGTTTTAAATCATTATCATTATCTAGATAATTATAAAGACAAGGTTCGTCCCATGATTTTATCCCGCTATTCAGATATAGGAAGTCACAGGTATCCCATCGGCTTTTCGGGGGATTCGGTCATATCCTGGGAGTCGCTTGAGTTTCAGCCCTATTTCACGGCGACGGCCTCCAACGTTGGTTACTGCTGGTGGAGTCATGATATTGGCGGGCATATGATGGGGAGTTATAGTGAAGAACTTCAGATTCGATGGCTGCAGTTCGGCGTATTTTCACCTATACTGCGTCTGCATAGTTCTGCCAGTCCGTTTAATCATAAAGAGCCCTGGAATTATACCATCGAAACGGAAACCATTATAAGTCAATATATGAGGCTGCGCCATAGGCTGATTCCATATCTGTATTCCATGAATTATAGAATACATACGAAAGGAATTCCCTTAATACGCCCTATGTATTATCTTTATGCTGAGGAGAAAGAGGCATATCATTGTCCCAATGAATATTTTTTTGGCTCCGAATTCCTTGTACACCCTGTAACGTCTCCTATAAATGAGGAAGCAAGAGTAGCGAAAGTGAATTTTTGGTTCCCGGAGGACATCTACATTGATTATTTTACCGGTTTAATTTATCAGGGTAAACGAAGAATGAATTTATACAGGGATAAAAAAAATATACCGGTGCTAATGAAGGCAGGAGCCATTGTACCATTAGCCGTGGCGGGAGATAACATGAATGATTCTTCCAATCCGAAAACATTGGAACTCTGTATAGCTGCCGGTGCAGATGGGGAATTTGCCCTATATGAAGATGATGGTTTAACCATGAATTATGAACAAGGGTGCTTTGCAATTACCAGAATGAGGCTGGATTATAGAAAAGCAGGAGAGTTAATGATAGAGAAACCGGAGGGAGATATGACAGTAATACCTCCTGACAGGACATATCAGGTAAGAATGAAAGGTTTTCAGGACCCTGGTAAGATTTTAATGATACGCGGTAAGGAACAACAGGAGCTTAAGTATCAATATAACTCCCTGCAAAATGAAATTCTGACGCAGACGCTGCTGTCCGGGCAGGAATCAATACGAATAAAATTTTTATCCGGTATGCAATTAGCACAAAATTCAGTGAAAGAATTCTGCTTTCAAATATTAGACCGAGCAGAGATTGATTTTTATAAGAAAGACTTAATTTATGACTGGATTCAAAAAGATACTGTTGAAAGTGTGTTAAGTTCTATACAGACACTGCCGGTACCTGCTGAGTTGTTTGGAGCAATCAGTGAAGTGTTACTGGCGCAGAACGGTAAGGATACATATAAAAATGAATGA
- a CDS encoding alpha amylase N-terminal ig-like domain-containing protein, translating into MYQWLDSVYSDGSKYYISNPYPVKGETISIRLRMLENTEITNVLLRTKEFGMERLYTMEILKKERGLLYFTCDVTVQETRLQYQFYLVTKEGIYYYTQYRITDYIPEESRDFTILVDYQRPDWMKKAVFYQIFPERFCNGQPELSVKDGEYTYQGHKAIQVKEWNKPALTWEEGHGVDFYGGDLYGILEQLDYLQQLGITAIYLNPIFVSPSVHKYDCIDFYHVDPHLGGDAALAKLAEELHIRNMKLILDISINHTSSAGEWFNRENEFYEKEVGAYQNKEAIERDFYFFDKENRYDTWVGVQTMPKLNYTSEELRNRIYKSSNSVLKKWIQAPYHIDGWRFDVADCMARNETIDLYHEVWREIRQELKKERPDILILAEDWSDCAGMFQGEEWDSAMNYFGCTRPIREFLGETDLFHARNEILRKVPVRMSARQLKNRILSYYSIIPGGIWNQLFNLLGSHDIARLHNNTQIHPEEYRGAVIMLFTLPGTPSIYYGDEILLAGRITDNEGFRYPMDWSKALSKEKEENYWLYQKLALLRQSSEALSDGGFIVVCEEGYVFAFARFTETELILVICSTDSKEQEIILPLKNFGIKDISMQEDYFGVQICAKAEEGMLKLNVLAHQSYLLQINLT; encoded by the coding sequence TTGTATCAATGGTTAGACAGTGTATATTCGGATGGGTCAAAATACTATATAAGTAACCCTTATCCAGTAAAAGGAGAAACCATATCCATTCGGCTGCGAATGCTTGAGAACACAGAAATAACTAATGTTTTATTGAGAACCAAAGAATTTGGTATGGAACGGCTCTATACTATGGAAATTCTGAAAAAAGAGAGAGGCCTCCTCTATTTTACGTGTGATGTTACGGTTCAGGAGACTAGATTACAGTACCAATTCTATCTGGTTACAAAGGAAGGCATCTATTATTACACGCAATACCGGATTACAGATTACATACCGGAAGAATCGAGAGATTTTACCATATTGGTTGATTACCAGAGGCCGGACTGGATGAAAAAAGCGGTTTTTTATCAGATATTTCCGGAACGGTTTTGTAATGGGCAACCGGAGCTTTCTGTTAAAGATGGTGAATATACCTACCAGGGACATAAAGCTATACAGGTAAAAGAATGGAATAAGCCTGCGCTTACTTGGGAAGAGGGGCATGGCGTTGACTTTTATGGGGGAGATTTGTACGGAATTCTTGAACAATTGGATTACCTTCAGCAATTGGGAATTACGGCAATCTATTTAAATCCGATTTTTGTATCTCCCTCCGTGCACAAATATGATTGCATTGACTTTTATCATGTAGACCCTCACCTTGGGGGAGATGCAGCATTGGCTAAATTAGCAGAGGAACTTCATATCAGAAATATGAAATTGATTTTGGATATTTCTATTAACCATACAAGTTCTGCCGGGGAATGGTTTAACCGAGAGAATGAATTTTATGAGAAAGAGGTAGGGGCTTACCAGAATAAGGAGGCAATCGAACGGGATTTTTACTTTTTCGATAAAGAAAACCGCTACGATACCTGGGTAGGTGTACAAACCATGCCTAAATTAAACTATACTTCAGAGGAATTAAGAAACCGGATATACAAATCCTCTAATTCGGTTTTAAAAAAATGGATACAGGCTCCTTATCATATCGACGGCTGGAGATTTGATGTTGCAGATTGTATGGCAAGGAATGAGACGATTGATTTATATCATGAAGTATGGAGAGAGATTCGGCAGGAATTAAAAAAGGAAAGGCCGGATATATTGATTTTGGCTGAGGATTGGTCAGATTGTGCAGGTATGTTTCAGGGGGAGGAATGGGACTCTGCAATGAATTATTTTGGATGTACCAGACCCATTCGGGAGTTTCTTGGAGAGACAGATTTATTCCATGCAAGAAATGAAATTTTAAGAAAAGTACCGGTGCGTATGAGTGCCAGACAATTGAAAAATCGGATACTTAGCTACTATTCCATAATACCCGGTGGAATCTGGAATCAGTTATTTAATTTGTTAGGCAGTCATGATATTGCAAGACTACATAATAATACGCAGATTCATCCGGAAGAATATCGCGGTGCTGTCATAATGCTATTTACTTTACCGGGAACACCCAGTATATATTATGGGGATGAAATACTGTTGGCTGGAAGAATCACCGATAATGAGGGATTTCGCTATCCAATGGACTGGAGCAAAGCACTCAGTAAAGAGAAGGAGGAGAATTACTGGTTGTATCAAAAGCTTGCCCTTCTTCGTCAAAGTTCAGAGGCTTTAAGTGATGGTGGGTTTATAGTAGTCTGTGAGGAAGGTTATGTGTTTGCTTTTGCAAGATTTACAGAAACAGAACTTATATTAGTTATTTGTTCCACGGATTCTAAAGAGCAGGAGATAATCTTGCCATTAAAGAACTTTGGTATAAAGGATATATCAATGCAGGAAGATTATTTTGGAGTACAGATTTGTGCTAAGGCAGAGGAAGGTATGCTAAAGCTTAATGTTTTGGCCCATCAGAGTTATTTATTGCAGATTAATCTTACATAA
- a CDS encoding alpha-amylase family glycosyl hydrolase has translation MRKNHSMLKVIFSTMAAALFITSGVLPQSPRLVQANAGYVENLGPVTAKDVVYQIITDRFYDGDTSNNIPDGSNPSYFDGTGGNLNHFQGGDWQGIIEKIPYLKNMGITAVWITAPYANREDATVSGNNSWVAYHGYHVRNYFATNEHFGTLNTFKELRDELHANGIKLVIDFVTNHTSDTFVDGKLYEPDKLATGEYAIGSDGKPYDANGDGIVENLVADPNNDYNGWFHHYGNRADSQTDVWSYRNKDLANLADFSQENAQVVSYLESAVAYWTRLGVDGIRHDATLHLNPAFVRGLMDATNSIQTITNFGEFFIGRPSSKYSEYISFPTRTGVHNLDFEFYNAATSTFGSFSTTMSDFGNMLLYTSADYDYENQTVTFLDNHDVSRFGYIQPNQKPYNAALAVLLTSRGIPNIYYGTEQYINPGSSSNDAGRVFMQTSAGFNENTTAYKVIGELSELRQNNNAVAYGTTKVLYSSNDVIVFERQFYDEYVVVAVNRQPDQSFTINNIKTSLPAGNYTDTLNGLLYGDSVNVSASAAGNVINSLHLQGGEVNVWSYDMGNDSTSAPRIGDVINTMGRAGQKVYISGQGLGGSPVVSFGTVQATVLSATDTNIVAVVPGGAVAGMNNITVTNNGAASNAFKYNVLTADQNQVIFHVNAQTNYGENVYVVGSIPELGSWNPDKSTEAMLCPEYPHWYLPVSVPVGTTFEFKFIKKDANGNVVWESTSNRVFTSSSDSTGVVNTQTYNWNQN, from the coding sequence ATGAGAAAAAATCATTCTATGTTAAAAGTAATTTTTTCAACAATGGCAGCAGCACTTTTTATAACTTCAGGAGTTCTGCCACAATCTCCCCGCTTAGTACAGGCCAATGCGGGTTATGTAGAGAATTTAGGTCCGGTGACAGCAAAGGATGTGGTATATCAGATTATTACAGACCGTTTTTATGATGGAGATACCAGTAATAATATTCCGGATGGCTCTAATCCGTCTTATTTTGATGGAACCGGAGGTAACTTAAATCACTTTCAGGGTGGTGACTGGCAGGGTATTATTGAAAAGATTCCCTATTTGAAAAATATGGGTATAACTGCGGTCTGGATTACAGCACCTTATGCAAACCGTGAAGATGCTACTGTTAGTGGTAATAATAGCTGGGTAGCATATCATGGATATCACGTTCGGAATTACTTTGCAACGAACGAACATTTTGGTACGTTAAATACCTTTAAAGAGTTAAGGGATGAGCTTCATGCGAATGGTATAAAACTTGTAATAGATTTTGTTACGAATCATACCAGTGATACCTTTGTGGATGGTAAATTATATGAACCGGATAAATTAGCAACCGGTGAGTATGCCATAGGTTCCGACGGAAAGCCTTATGATGCTAACGGAGACGGTATTGTTGAAAACCTTGTGGCAGATCCCAATAACGACTATAACGGGTGGTTCCATCATTATGGCAACCGTGCGGACAGTCAAACCGATGTATGGAGCTACCGGAATAAAGACCTGGCCAACCTGGCGGATTTTTCTCAGGAAAATGCCCAAGTGGTATCCTACCTTGAGAGCGCAGTAGCATATTGGACAAGATTAGGCGTTGATGGAATTCGTCATGATGCCACCTTACATTTGAATCCTGCTTTTGTACGAGGATTGATGGATGCGACCAACAGTATACAGACAATTACGAATTTCGGGGAATTTTTTATCGGACGGCCCAGCTCAAAATATAGTGAGTATATCAGTTTTCCCACCAGAACCGGAGTACATAATCTTGATTTTGAATTCTATAACGCAGCCACCTCAACATTTGGTAGTTTTTCAACTACTATGAGTGATTTTGGTAATATGCTGCTTTACACTTCCGCAGATTATGATTATGAAAATCAAACTGTAACCTTCCTTGATAATCATGATGTCAGCCGTTTTGGTTACATTCAGCCAAACCAGAAACCTTATAATGCTGCATTAGCTGTATTATTAACCTCAAGAGGAATACCAAATATATATTATGGAACGGAGCAATATATCAACCCCGGTTCTTCAAGTAACGATGCAGGGCGTGTCTTTATGCAGACCTCTGCAGGTTTTAATGAAAATACTACTGCATATAAGGTAATCGGTGAATTGTCAGAATTAAGACAGAACAATAATGCTGTAGCATACGGTACAACAAAAGTTTTATATAGCAGTAATGATGTCATTGTATTTGAACGTCAATTTTATGATGAATATGTAGTTGTTGCTGTTAACCGTCAACCGGATCAATCCTTTACTATAAATAATATAAAAACTAGTCTTCCGGCAGGAAATTATACCGATACACTAAATGGCTTGTTATATGGTGATAGTGTAAATGTCAGTGCTTCCGCTGCGGGTAATGTAATAAATAGTTTGCATTTACAGGGTGGGGAAGTCAATGTATGGTCTTATGACATGGGTAATGATTCTACCAGTGCACCGCGTATTGGAGATGTTATAAATACAATGGGCAGAGCAGGACAGAAAGTGTATATTTCCGGACAGGGGCTTGGTGGTTCACCGGTAGTATCCTTTGGTACGGTACAGGCGACAGTGCTTTCGGCAACAGATACCAATATTGTAGCTGTAGTTCCTGGTGGTGCAGTTGCAGGCATGAATAATATTACGGTAACAAATAATGGAGCAGCCAGTAATGCGTTTAAATATAATGTTCTAACAGCTGACCAGAATCAGGTGATTTTTCATGTGAATGCGCAGACCAATTACGGTGAAAATGTTTATGTTGTGGGCAGTATACCGGAACTAGGTTCCTGGAATCCGGATAAGAGCACAGAAGCGATGCTATGCCCGGAATATCCTCATTGGTATCTGCCTGTTAGTGTACCAGTAGGAACTACCTTTGAATTCAAATTTATTAAAAAAGATGCAAATGGAAATGTTGTTTGGGAAAGCACTTCAAACCGTGTATTTACCTCCAGTTCTGATAGCACAGGAGTTGTAAATACCCAGACTTATAATTGGAATCAGAATTAA
- a CDS encoding RNA polymerase sigma factor, with protein sequence MKTNLHIEGGININTDILEVFEQYKNFVFRLALSYTKSVHDAEDISQIVFIKMFQNKDKVEEGKEKAWLAKVTVNESKNLLKSFWRKNIVSMEQEIEFENPEYSEIYDKVMKLQAKYRVVILLYYFEAYSTKEIADILNIGQSLVTTRLQRARKKLESILKEECYEYTI encoded by the coding sequence ATGAAAACCAATCTACATATAGAAGGAGGTATTAATATTAATACGGATATACTGGAAGTTTTTGAGCAATATAAGAACTTTGTATTTAGACTTGCATTAAGTTATACAAAATCCGTTCATGATGCGGAAGATATTAGCCAAATTGTATTTATAAAGATGTTTCAGAACAAGGATAAAGTAGAAGAGGGAAAGGAAAAAGCATGGTTGGCAAAAGTAACGGTTAACGAGAGCAAAAATCTTCTGAAATCATTCTGGAGAAAAAATATAGTATCTATGGAACAGGAAATAGAGTTTGAGAATCCGGAATACAGCGAAATTTATGACAAGGTTATGAAATTGCAAGCAAAATACAGAGTCGTAATTCTTTTATACTATTTTGAAGCATATTCAACAAAAGAAATAGCAGATATATTAAATATTGGGCAATCACTTGTAACAACCCGTTTACAAAGGGCACGAAAAAAGCTGGAATCTATTTTAAAGGAGGAATGTTATGAATATACGATATAA